The stretch of DNA CGACATTTTTTCCGGCATGTTTCGCTTGTTCTTCGTCGTCGTATAGAAGTGACCCGTACCAGCGGTCGACTCCAGCTTGATCTTGTCGCGGGCGCCCTTTGCCATGATTTACTCCTTACGCTTCGCCGCGTGC from Paraburkholderia caballeronis encodes:
- the rpmG gene encoding 50S ribosomal protein L33 translates to MAKGARDKIKLESTAGTGHFYTTTKNKRNMPEKMSIKKFDPVVRKHVEYKETKIK